The DNA sequence GTTCCGAGTATTGTTTTGGGTTTATTATTAGTCTTTCGGACGAATACTGCTTACGAACGTTTTTGGGAAGGTCGTAAACTTTGGGGAGCATTAGTAAATGCTATTCGTAATTTAGCTCGTGCTATTTTAGTTTCTGTCCAGGACAATAGTGTAGAGGAAAGACAAGAAAAAATTGAGATATTAAATCTGTTAATAGTTTTTGCGATCGCAACTAAATTACATTTAAGAGACCAAACAATTAATGATAAAACTAGAGATTTACTACCGACTATTTGGTATGAAAAGCTACAAAAAGCCCATAATCCCCCATTACAAGTAGCCTTTTTAATTCAAGATTATCTTCAACAACAATTTTATCGTGAGCGCATTAATAGCTATCAGCTAACATCAATGTTACAATTATTAGATGCAATGGTTGATACTTTAGGTGGATGTGAACGCATTTTAAAAACGCCCATACCAGTTGCATATTCAATTCATCTCAAACAACTATTATTAATTTATTGTCTAACATTGCCATTTCAATTAGTGACTGAATTACAATGGTTGACAGCACCGATAGTTAGTGTAATTAGCTTTACGGTTTTTGGTATAGAACAAATTGGGATTGAAATTGAAAATCCTTTTGGACACGATGCTAATGATTTACCATTAGAAAATATTTGTAAAACTATTCAAATAAATATTGAAGAATTAATTAACTTTTCTCTATATATTCGGTAATGCATTAAAAGCGATCGCTAATTCAATAGATCTATCGCAACTTTTTATTCAATATTAATGGGATCGACATCGATAGTCATGCTGACGGTTCTAGGTAAACGCGATCGCAGCAGTAAATTGAGATCGGGTAAATTATCTTTTGCCGTGGCGGGAAACTTGAGTAAAATTTGCCAGCGATAACGACGAGCAACCCGCATGATATTGGCTGGTGCTGGGCCTAAAATCTCGTATTCTGGGCTTAGGGTGTTAATTAGAATATCTGCCAAGGTTTCAGCCGCTTTTTCTACTTCTCTCTCATCAATACTGCTCAGTTTAATCAGGATGAGATTGCCATAGGGAGGATAGTTTAGTTCGGCTCTTTGCTCTAACTCGGTGTTGCTGAAATCATCATAGTTATGGGTTTTAACGGCTTGAATTACAGGATGTTCGGGGGAATAGGTTTGCAGAATTACTCTACCTGGAAGATCTCCTCTGCCTGCTCTACCTGCCACCTGAGTCAAAGTCTGGAAAGCTCTTTCGGCTGCACGATAATCACTGCGATGTAATAAGCCATCTGCTGCGACAATACCCACAAGAGTAACCCCCGCAATATCTAAGCCTTTGGTGAGCATTTGAGTGCCGATTAAAATATCTGCTTCTTGGTGAATAAAGCGATCGATTAACTGACGATGTGCGTCTTTGTTCCTGGTGGTGTCGCTATCATAGCGAATTGTGCGGAGTTCAGGAAATAATTTAGCTAATTCTTGAGTAACTTTCTGTGTCCCGCTACCAAAAAACTTGAGATAGGGAGAATTACATTCTGGGCAGATTTTAGGCTGGATCTGAGTATGATTGCAATAGTGACAGCGCAAGAGTTTCGCTGCTCCTTCATGGGTGTGGTGATAGGATAAAGAAACATCACAGTCTGGGCATTCCATCACATAGCCACAACTGCGACAGGAAACAAAAGTACTGTGTCCTCGCCTGGGGATAAATAAAATACCCTGTTGTCCTTGGGATTTCATTTCGGCGATCGCTTTTTGCAGAGATAAGCTAAAAATAGATCTATTCCCGCGACTCAATTCCTGACGCAGATCGATAATTGATACTTGCGGTAATGGACGTGCAGCAATTCTTTCGGGTAGGGATAAATAAAATCCAGTTTCATTCTGTAGGGGCGAACGCCCTAAAGGATTAGCTAGCGCGTCGCCGTTCGCCCTTACGTCAACAACATCGGTTAAACTCTCTAATGAAGGAGTGGCAGAACCTAAAACAAGAGGGCAATTTTCCAACTCAGCTCGCCATTGAGCTACCTTACGGGCGTGATAAGTAGGAGCAGGACGATCTTGTTTAAAACTGGAGTCATGTTCTTCATCCAGGACAATTAAGCCCAGATTTGGCAGAGGAGCAAAGATTGCCGATCGCGTGCCAATTATTACCTGGGGTTCTCCCTGAATTGTTTGTCGCCAAGTATCGTAGCGTTCATTAGCCGATAATTTACTGTGATAAACGCACACTTGTGTCCCAAATCGAGCGCGAAAGCGATCTGTAAGCTGCGGTGTTAAACCAATTTCAGGTACGAGTACTAAAGCCGATTTCCCTTCTGCTAAAACAGGTGCGATCGCCTGAAGATAAACTTCGGTTTTTCCCGAACCCGTTACACCGTGTAGAAGCAGTTGAGCATAATCTTGTTGAGCATTAATTACAGCCAGAGCATTAGCTTGAGCCAGACTAAGTTCCTTGGGTCGATCTGCTGCTTGCATAACACCCTGTTCGTGACGCAAAATTTCTCGTTCAGACAGAACAATATAACCTTTGGCTTCTAAGTTCTTAACCGTGTTAGAAGTGGTACTGCATAAACCGATTAAGTCTTTAAGCCATAATTCCCCACCCCTGTTTTTCAGCATCTGTAATATTTCCTGCTGTCTGCTGGTTAGATCCTCCAATAAAATACTGGTTGCTAGGGTAACAGCAGTTTTTAGCTTGGGTTTGGCTCGTTTGGGGGGTTCAAGATAATTTTCTACCCAACCTCTTTTACTAAGTTCTCTAATACCACGACTTGCCCCTTTTACCTTATTTCTGAGATGATTAACACTATAATCGCCGTCTTTTTGACTTTGTAACAATCTGAGGACTTTTCCTGCCACTACACTACAAAAAGTTTCCGCACCAGGAGGCAGATCGAAACTTAATTTAACTCTTCTTTGCGATCGCCCTAATAAACCAGGAGGTAGAGCTACCCGAATCGCACTCATTAAATCAGTACTATAGTAGTCAGCAATTTTTTCTAACAGGTGCCAATAGCTATCTTTAAAAAACCCTGAAGTAATTACATCTTCTATAGGGCGAATTCTTGCGGGATCTAAATCTGCGGGAGGTGAGGTAACAAGACGGATCGCAATTCCCCCGATCAGTTGCATACCAAAAGGAACGCTAACAATATCGCCAGACTGTACTATTAACTCAGGGGGAAGACTATAGGTATATAATCCTTGGGTTTCTCCTGGGGAATCGACTAAAACCTCAACCCACTGCTGAGGATTCATTTCATAAATTACTTGTGGTTCAGCCACTAACAGGTTGGTTGAAATCGCTGTTTCGTAGAGATGAGGACACGCCTTGTCTTGTTTCCCACTAAGAGTAAGTTCGTGGCGATCGCTACTATTGATTGAGGACATATGCTGATCGGTACCAGTTAGCATTGAAACCTTATTTTAGTATACGTACAAGAATACTATCTTAGAACCACTTTATGTAGATAGATAGTTTCATTGACTTGCAGACCATAAAATGTTGGTAAAAACAGCTTTTTTTTGTATGTTAAATAACATTAATGTCATAAATCAGCAGCTAAAATCTAAATGTCAAATAAATTACATTATTAAACGTACCTTGAGGTCATCACCCCATTACAAACAGCAATTCAAAGTAAAGAGGAATACATTTTTTTGTCTGATTTTGTGACAGTATATTAAGAAATTCTGCTCGAATAATAGACTAATAAATGGATTCAGTTTAAATCATCTAACTAAGCTCTAAGCAACATTACAAGCTAAATACAGCTATTCATTTCAGTCTTAGCAATCTACAAAAATACTATATCTATAGGAAAAAAAACCTTAAGAAAATCTATACTTTTTCTATAAAAACTCTGAAGTGTGAGACCTTAATAACCAAAGTAAAGCTTGAATCTAGAAAAAATAATTTTTCTAGTTAATAATTTACATTGCTTGGCATTTTATATTTTAATTCTGAGCGTCAAACTATTGGTTTCTTCGGTCTATATAAGCAAAGTAAATGTAAACTAGCTTTTTCAGTTAAAAACAATTATAAATTTTCCATTAAATACTAAAAAATCTTTTTAGCAAAAGAGGAAATTAAGTTCATGAACACAGTCAAATTGACAGAAAAAGACGACTACATTTTAGACATTACCATAGACGAAGCTACTGATGATCTAAGCGACGACTTAAAGCTGGTGGAAGCAGAATACTCTGATGAGGATCAGGTTTCTGGTGCAGGTAGTCGGCGTAAGCTCCCTTTAGAAGATAATATTGGCGCGTTTTTCAAAGAGATGGCTCGTTATCCTCTTTTGACGGCAGAAGAAGAAATTATCTTGGCAAATGATGTCAAATTAATGTTACGAGTTGAAAAAGTTAGGCAAAAGCTGCGGGAAAAAAATCAGGAACAGCCTACTAAAGAGGAATTGTCGGCAGAGATGGGATTAGAGTCCCCCAGACAGTTAGATCTGCTGCTGTATCGAGGAAAAGTAGCAAAACGTAAAATGATCCGCTCCAATTTGCGTTTAGTAGTTTCCATCGCCAAACGATATCTCAACCGAGGTGTTCCTTTCTTAGACTTAATTCAAGAAGGCGCAATTGGACTAAATCGAGCCACGGAAAAGTTCGATCCCAATAAGGGCTATAAGTTCTCTACCTATGCTTACTGGTGGATTCGTCAGGCGATTACTCGTACAATTGCCAATGATGCTCGTACCATTCGCTTACCGATTCATATTGTCGAGAAGTTAAACAAGCTGAAAAAAGCCCAGCGCAACCTAAAACAAAGACTGCAACGTAATCCCAGCGAAGATGAATTGGCTCAAGAGTTAAAAATATCCCCTCCTCAACTGCGTCAATTATTAGAATTACGTCGTCAATCTCTATCTTTAAACCATCGTGTAGGTAAGGCGGAAGATACAGAGTTAGTCGATCTGCTAGAAGACAGTGAACTCCAGCTTCCTGAAGAACGGATGAGTGAAACAATGATGCGTCAGGATATTACTGATGTTTTGGATGATGTTTTAACTCAAAGAGAAAAAGACGTAATTTGTCTACGTTATGGCTTATCGACCAGCCAACCCTACACCCTAGAAGAAGTGGGGGGTATGTTTAGTCTTTCCCGCGAGAGAGTGCGTCAGATTCAAAGTAAAGCCATGCGCAAGCTGCGTCGTCCTCAAGTAGCTCGTCGTCTCAAAGGATGGTTGAATTAATCGGTGTTGTTGATTTAAGCGTTTAATTTTCAAATCTCAATTATGCAACGTCAATTAGTCAAGTCAATCAATAGTTCCCAACCTCTCTTGCAATCCCAGGAGAGGTTTTTTATCAATGAGCAGTGAACATTGAACATTGAACAATTGATAACGAAGTGCGATATGCCCTAAAGGACTAACTTCGTGTCGCGGAGCGGTATCTCCAACTATGCGAGACAAGTCCTTTAGGACGCGAAGGACGGACGCGCAAGCTGACGCGAAGCTAACCCTTTAGGGCGACGCGAAGCTAGTACTTTAGTGAATCCTTTAGGATAAACAAAAATTCTTTTTTTCAAAAGAGGTAACTGATCATTGTGACGCATATCCTTTAGGGAAGCTAATCCTTTAGGACTCATTGCTCATTGCTCATTGTGACGCGAGCTTGCGAGCTAATCCTTTAGGACTCATTGCTCCTTGTTCATTGCTCCTTGTTCATTGCTCTATCTTCCCAAGGTTAACTCTTCTTTTTTGCCCAAAATTCCCTGTGGTCGCCACACCATTAAGAGCATTAAAATTAGACCAATAATCATGATGCGAAAAGCACCTTCTTGTGAACTATCAAACCAGCCTAATTTAGGTAAATAAAAACGAGTTAAAGCATCATAAGCCCAAAAAATAATTGCGCCCAACAATGCCCCAGGATTTTTACCCGCTCCACCTAAAACCACCATTGTCCAGACGTTAAAGGTAACAAGGGTTTCAAAGTTACTCGGATAAATAGTAGTTAACTGCCAAGCGTAAAATGCCCCAGCAATACCAGCGATCGCCCCACCCAGCATAAATGCCTGAAGCTTATACCAAAAGACGTTTTTACCCAACGCTGTGGCGATTTCTTCATCTTCGCGAATCGCTTTTAGTACCCTACCCCAAGGTGATTTGGCTAGTAGCTCTAAGCCCCAGTAAACGATCGCTACCGTCCATAAAACCAAGAGCATTAAACCTGCTTTATAGTTATAGTCCAATAAGGCAGCACAGCCGTTAAGATAAATAGTCAAAATTACTCCCAAGCCAATAATTCCCCAGATAACCAAACTAAATATTTTAGTGGGTTGATAGCTGCTACCCTGAATTTCTTTCCCTTCTTGCCATTGCGATCGCAAACCACGCCATAGTTGTCCAGCAGCAAATATAGCCAGCAAAGTTAACAGCGCAATCAAAAGATATTTTTGCATCAAATTGGGGTCAAAACGTTCTAGAGGTAGAGGAAACCCGCGAACGCCAAAAGACCCTTTAGTTAGCCAATCCTCATTGAGTGCTACTAAACGTAACATTTCAGAAACTCCAATGGTGACGATCGCTAAATAATCTTCTCGCAGTCTTAAGGTGGACATGCCAATTAATAATCCCAGTAAGGTAGCGATCGCAATTCCTGCTATCACTGCTAAGACGAGTGGTACACCTTGGGAACTTAAAAGAACTGTTGTATATGCTCCTACAGTCATAAAGGCTACGTGACCAAAGTTAATTAATCCCGCGTAACCCCATTGCAAATTTAAGCCTAAAGCAAACAAGGCATATAATCCCACATAGATTGTCAGGAAAACTAAATAACCAACCATTAGATTTTCAAGCTGTTAACTGTATTCTTGCAGCAGATTGTAGCTTAGTTGTACTGAATTTTGTGGAGATATATTATGTAAAACTCAACTTCAGCTTAAATAAGTTGATTTGTTGACAGAAATAAGTTAGTTTGATGAAACTAAAAATAGCTTTGGCGATCGCCTAGTCGATTAAGAATTCATTTCTTATCTAAAATATTAGTAAAATTAAAAATTTCGAGAAGTAGATAAATTTAGTTCAAATAAAATCTTACCACCATATAAATATGGAATTAGCCCAAATATTTCAAGCTATTGAAGAAACACGACTTTTAAAACAACTATCAACACAATCAAAATTGTTTTTGATTGGAGATGCTGCACCTTTAGCATACATTAAAAACTTTTTAGCTGACCAGCAAAATATCGATTACAACTACTATTATGATTTGTCTACCCAGACAATAGCAGAACTAAATAACGTTCCCGACTTAAATTTGTATCGAGCAATTATCGTAGTTTCCTTAGAAAATGAAGCCTCTTTGTTGTCTGCCGTTAATCAGCAATTAAGTACTGTTGCTCATCCTATAATCTTGCAATTATTTGCTGATATATTTATCAATTTGTTGTGCGATCGCGACCTATTACAAACTGCTCCCCAAAATAACCACAAGCCAAAGACAGCCTATGCTATTTTAACCACTCCTCGCTCAGGTTCTACCTATCTCTGCGACCTCCTAAACTCCACGGCGATCGCTGGGCATCCTTCAGAACATCTGCGGTTAGCAACTCAAGAATTAGCTCGTCACTGTAATTTTAATTATCTTAAGTTGCTTGATAATTTACTGGAGTATCGTACTACTAGTAATGGCGTATTTGGTACTAAGCTAATTTCCCATTTTTTGTTTGAACTACAACGAACAAAGCCTGATTTTCAGCAAATTTTTCAATCTATCGAGCAGTTTATTTTGTTGATTAGAAAAGACAAGCTAGCCCAAGCCATATCATTAGTTCTAGCGCAAAAAACTGAAGTCTGGCATCTTCATAGTGATGCCAAAAAAACTAGCTATCAGTCTGAATTAGAAAGTATTAAAATTGATGATCATTTACTCAATGATGTAGAGCAGAAAGTTATCTTTATTGAGCAGCAAGAAGCTCGCCTTAAAAAAATCTTAGCAGAGCATCAAATACAACCTTTAGTAGTAGTATATGAAGATATTTTAGACGACGTTCCAGCAGAGATTAATCGTATTTTAGACTTTTTAAAGATAGCCAAGCCAGAAGATCGCGTAATGCAGATCACTTCTGGAATCAAGCGGATGCCTTCAAGTGTCTCGCAGAAAATTATCCACCAATATCAAGAGAGAAAAAGCATGGTGCATTAGCCTAGTAGATCGTCAAGTTTGAATTGATGAGTTGAGATTAGGTAGTCCTAAAGGATAAGCTTCGCAAATAGGTAGTAGGTAATGCGTGACTTCTATACTTACTATCCCTTTTCTTGAACAGGTCGCTCATGGGGCTTGCCCTAAAGGATGTTATACCCTTGTGGTATTAACTTCGTGTCGCACCGCTTAGTTGGGTGGAAACCCCCAAGTCCTAAAGGATTCCCTAACCCTAAAGGGGACCGCTTCGCATAAGGGTACACCTTCGGACGATGCGAAGCGAGTGCTTTAGTATAAACTCCTAACGTCGCGTCATTGCGCCCGTTCGCAAAACAATCTTGACACACCACTAGGCTATTTTTGTGTCAGGTATGTTTAACTATTTTGTTAGATTTAGCCAATCTTTAGGTATTTATAACTAGAGTTATTTGTGCGTTTTTACTTAACAAGCTACGCAATTTCATTGACTATCAGGGTTGCTTATGTGTAAAATAATACTTAACTATAATTAATTCTTGGTTACTTTCCTTAACTCAATACTAAGGGTTTTTAACCTCAGATAATTATCAGCATCATTAAA is a window from the Pleurocapsa minor HA4230-MV1 genome containing:
- the priA gene encoding primosomal protein N', whose protein sequence is MLTGTDQHMSSINSSDRHELTLSGKQDKACPHLYETAISTNLLVAEPQVIYEMNPQQWVEVLVDSPGETQGLYTYSLPPELIVQSGDIVSVPFGMQLIGGIAIRLVTSPPADLDPARIRPIEDVITSGFFKDSYWHLLEKIADYYSTDLMSAIRVALPPGLLGRSQRRVKLSFDLPPGAETFCSVVAGKVLRLLQSQKDGDYSVNHLRNKVKGASRGIRELSKRGWVENYLEPPKRAKPKLKTAVTLATSILLEDLTSRQQEILQMLKNRGGELWLKDLIGLCSTTSNTVKNLEAKGYIVLSEREILRHEQGVMQAADRPKELSLAQANALAVINAQQDYAQLLLHGVTGSGKTEVYLQAIAPVLAEGKSALVLVPEIGLTPQLTDRFRARFGTQVCVYHSKLSANERYDTWRQTIQGEPQVIIGTRSAIFAPLPNLGLIVLDEEHDSSFKQDRPAPTYHARKVAQWRAELENCPLVLGSATPSLESLTDVVDVRANGDALANPLGRSPLQNETGFYLSLPERIAARPLPQVSIIDLRQELSRGNRSIFSLSLQKAIAEMKSQGQQGILFIPRRGHSTFVSCRSCGYVMECPDCDVSLSYHHTHEGAAKLLRCHYCNHTQIQPKICPECNSPYLKFFGSGTQKVTQELAKLFPELRTIRYDSDTTRNKDAHRQLIDRFIHQEADILIGTQMLTKGLDIAGVTLVGIVAADGLLHRSDYRAAERAFQTLTQVAGRAGRGDLPGRVILQTYSPEHPVIQAVKTHNYDDFSNTELEQRAELNYPPYGNLILIKLSSIDEREVEKAAETLADILINTLSPEYEILGPAPANIMRVARRYRWQILLKFPATAKDNLPDLNLLLRSRLPRTVSMTIDVDPINIE
- a CDS encoding RNA polymerase sigma factor, RpoD/SigA family, with protein sequence MNTVKLTEKDDYILDITIDEATDDLSDDLKLVEAEYSDEDQVSGAGSRRKLPLEDNIGAFFKEMARYPLLTAEEEIILANDVKLMLRVEKVRQKLREKNQEQPTKEELSAEMGLESPRQLDLLLYRGKVAKRKMIRSNLRLVVSIAKRYLNRGVPFLDLIQEGAIGLNRATEKFDPNKGYKFSTYAYWWIRQAITRTIANDARTIRLPIHIVEKLNKLKKAQRNLKQRLQRNPSEDELAQELKISPPQLRQLLELRRQSLSLNHRVGKAEDTELVDLLEDSELQLPEERMSETMMRQDITDVLDDVLTQREKDVICLRYGLSTSQPYTLEEVGGMFSLSRERVRQIQSKAMRKLRRPQVARRLKGWLN
- a CDS encoding branched-chain amino acid ABC transporter permease produces the protein MVGYLVFLTIYVGLYALFALGLNLQWGYAGLINFGHVAFMTVGAYTTVLLSSQGVPLVLAVIAGIAIATLLGLLIGMSTLRLREDYLAIVTIGVSEMLRLVALNEDWLTKGSFGVRGFPLPLERFDPNLMQKYLLIALLTLLAIFAAGQLWRGLRSQWQEGKEIQGSSYQPTKIFSLVIWGIIGLGVILTIYLNGCAALLDYNYKAGLMLLVLWTVAIVYWGLELLAKSPWGRVLKAIREDEEIATALGKNVFWYKLQAFMLGGAIAGIAGAFYAWQLTTIYPSNFETLVTFNVWTMVVLGGAGKNPGALLGAIIFWAYDALTRFYLPKLGWFDSSQEGAFRIMIIGLILMLLMVWRPQGILGKKEELTLGR
- a CDS encoding sulfotransferase domain-containing protein; translated protein: MELAQIFQAIEETRLLKQLSTQSKLFLIGDAAPLAYIKNFLADQQNIDYNYYYDLSTQTIAELNNVPDLNLYRAIIVVSLENEASLLSAVNQQLSTVAHPIILQLFADIFINLLCDRDLLQTAPQNNHKPKTAYAILTTPRSGSTYLCDLLNSTAIAGHPSEHLRLATQELARHCNFNYLKLLDNLLEYRTTSNGVFGTKLISHFLFELQRTKPDFQQIFQSIEQFILLIRKDKLAQAISLVLAQKTEVWHLHSDAKKTSYQSELESIKIDDHLLNDVEQKVIFIEQQEARLKKILAEHQIQPLVVVYEDILDDVPAEINRILDFLKIAKPEDRVMQITSGIKRMPSSVSQKIIHQYQERKSMVH